The nucleotide sequence GGCCTCCGCAAAGAGGCTGGCGCGCTCGCGCAAGACGTCCTGCTCTTCGGCGAGGGCGGCCACGGCGTCGGCGGCTTCCCCGGCACGCAACGAGTGAACGATGATGCGTGCGGGCCCCTCCTTGAGCAACTCTCGCGCGACGGCCATGCCGACCATCCCGGCTCCGCCGAGGATGAGGATCTTCTTGCCCTGGAGGTTCATCTGGTAGCCCCGTCTCCGTAGTCGGTCGTGCCGAGGTGGGCTCGTACGTCCCATAGCGCGGGAAAGGCCTTCTTGTCCACCGTGGTCCGCAGGTAGGCGACGCCCGCGCTTCCGCCGGTCCCGGGTTTCAGGCCGATGACCCTCTCGACCACGCGCACGTGATGGTAACGCCAGAGCGACAGGTGCTCGTCGAAGTCGATCAGCGACTCGGCGAGCAGGTACAGCTCCAGGTGGTCCTGGTGGCACTCGTAGATGTGCCGCAGCGCGGCCTCCTGCGGCTGATCCGGGAAGCGCCGGGCGATGAGCGCGGCGAACGCGTCCCAGACGGACGGCTCGGCGAGGCGCCTCCGCAGCCGCGGCAGTACCTCGGGCCGGTCCTGGAAGAACCGCAGGTAGGCCTCGTC is from Candidatus Tanganyikabacteria bacterium and encodes:
- a CDS encoding tryptophan 2,3-dioxygenase, translating into MTGPKPPDAPRSGVMTYGDYLKVPELLALQEPRSSPPHHDELLFIVIHQAYELWFKLILHEIENAIRYMNDDRVLRAHHFMRRVAKIQAVLLEQIHILETMSPAEFAEFRDNLRPASGFQSAQFREIEFLAGVRDEAYLRFFQDRPEVLPRLRRRLAEPSVWDAFAALIARRFPDQPQEAALRHIYECHQDHLELYLLAESLIDFDEHLSLWRYHHVRVVERVIGLKPGTGGSAGVAYLRTTVDKKAFPALWDVRAHLGTTDYGDGATR